Proteins encoded together in one Bacteroides zoogleoformans window:
- a CDS encoding porin family protein translates to MKTKKIFICLYSAILSATMWAQTPIVPGTADEEQPEQRKDHRVNFGIKGGFTSSLLLISSFDVDGISVEEVQNNYKIGHFGALFMRINFNKHFLQPEVSYNVNRCNITFERPLPAAATTTPRSVEASITSSIHSIDFPVIYGYNIIKEGPYSLAVFAGPKIRYIWNKRSNITFENFNQENIHEQLHPFNISCTTGVSVTISRIFFDFRYDIGLHNISKRVTCDIPNNEHQTADKTVKNGIQFRRRDNVLSFSFGVLF, encoded by the coding sequence ATGAAAACGAAAAAAATCTTCATCTGTTTATATTCGGCAATCCTTTCCGCAACAATGTGGGCACAAACCCCTATAGTGCCGGGCACAGCGGATGAAGAACAACCGGAACAACGAAAAGACCATCGGGTGAACTTCGGCATCAAAGGTGGATTCACTTCTTCTTTGCTCCTTATTTCCAGTTTCGATGTTGACGGAATATCCGTTGAAGAAGTACAGAACAATTATAAAATAGGGCATTTCGGTGCTCTTTTCATGCGGATAAATTTTAACAAACACTTCCTTCAGCCCGAAGTTTCATACAACGTCAATCGCTGCAACATCACTTTCGAACGCCCTTTGCCGGCCGCAGCCACTACAACGCCCCGGTCGGTGGAAGCTTCCATCACATCATCTATCCACAGCATAGACTTCCCCGTAATCTACGGATACAACATCATCAAAGAAGGGCCTTACAGTCTCGCTGTGTTCGCAGGCCCCAAAATACGCTATATATGGAATAAGAGAAGCAACATAACTTTTGAGAATTTCAATCAGGAGAATATTCATGAGCAGCTGCACCCGTTCAACATCAGCTGCACGACCGGCGTATCAGTCACCATCTCTCGTATATTTTTCGATTTCCGTTACGATATCGGGTTGCACAACATATCCAAACGTGTCACCTGCGACATCCCGAACAATGAACATCAAACTGCGGACAAAACCGTGAAAAACGGAATACAGTTCAGACGCCGGGACAACGTGCTCAGCTTTTCTTTCGGAGTACTCTTCTGA
- a CDS encoding flavin reductase family protein, protein MKEDWKPGTMIYPLPAVLVSCGSTPDEYNILTVAWTGTICTNPPMCYISVRPERYSYDLIRRHMEFVINLTTKEMARATDWCGVRSGKNHDKFKEMGLTPGKCSVVSAPLIEESPLCIECRVKEIVSLGSHDMFIAEVVNVRAETDKLNPETGKLELAETNPLVYVHGGYYELGEKIGKFGWSVEKKGNK, encoded by the coding sequence ATGAAAGAAGACTGGAAACCCGGAACGATGATTTATCCGCTGCCCGCCGTACTGGTGAGCTGCGGAAGCACTCCGGACGAATACAACATACTGACCGTGGCATGGACGGGAACGATTTGCACGAACCCGCCCATGTGCTACATCTCCGTGCGCCCCGAACGATACTCCTACGACCTCATCAGGCGCCACATGGAGTTCGTCATCAACCTTACCACGAAAGAGATGGCGCGTGCCACCGACTGGTGCGGCGTACGCTCCGGCAAGAATCATGATAAATTCAAGGAGATGGGCCTGACGCCGGGGAAGTGTAGCGTAGTCAGCGCCCCGCTCATCGAAGAGTCTCCGCTCTGCATCGAGTGCAGGGTGAAAGAGATCGTCTCTCTGGGCTCGCACGACATGTTCATTGCCGAGGTGGTGAACGTGCGTGCCGAAACCGATAAGCTCAACCCGGAAACCGGCAAGCTGGAACTGGCGGAGACCAACCCGCTGGTCTACGTGCATGGCGGATATTATGAGTTGGGCGAAAAGATAGGCAAGTTCGGCTGGTCGGTAGAGAAGAAAGGAAACAAGTAG
- the pyrI gene encoding aspartate carbamoyltransferase regulatory subunit, translated as MNEKKQELQVAALENGTVIDHIPSEKLFTVVSLLGLEHMSNNITIGFNLKSKKLGTKGIIKIADKFFCDEEINRIAVVAPNVKLNIIRDYEVAEKREVSLPDELQGIVRCANPKCVTNNEPMATRFHVIDKEKCVIKCHYCEKEQTREDIEII; from the coding sequence CTGAACGAAAAGAAACAAGAGTTGCAGGTGGCCGCACTGGAGAACGGCACCGTCATCGACCACATCCCTTCGGAGAAACTGTTCACCGTAGTCTCTTTGCTGGGACTGGAGCACATGAGTAATAACATCACCATCGGCTTCAACCTCAAGAGCAAGAAGCTGGGCACGAAGGGCATCATCAAAATCGCCGACAAGTTTTTCTGCGACGAAGAGATCAACCGCATCGCCGTGGTGGCCCCGAACGTGAAGCTGAACATCATCCGCGACTATGAGGTGGCGGAAAAACGCGAAGTGAGCCTGCCCGACGAGCTGCAAGGCATCGTGCGATGCGCCAACCCCAAATGCGTCACGAACAACGAACCGATGGCCACACGCTTCCATGTGATAGACAAGGAGAAATGCGTCATCAAGTGCCACTACTGCGAGAAAGAACAGACGCGCGAAGACATCGAAATAATCTGA
- the pyrB gene encoding aspartate carbamoyltransferase, protein MENRSLVTIADHSKEKIHYMLKMAEEFEARPNRRLLDGKVVATLFFEPSTRTRLSFETAANRLGARVIGFSDPKATSSSKGETLKDTIKMVSNYADIIVMRHHLEGAARYASEVTAVPIVNAGDGANQHPSQTMLDLYSIYKTQGTLENLNLFLVGDLKYGRTVHSLLMAMRHFNPTFHFIAPEELKMPEEYKIYCREHSIRYVEHTDFTEETIAEADILYMTRVQRERFTDLMEYERVKNVYILRNKMLEHARPNLRILHPLPRVNEIAYDVDDNPKAYYFQQAQNGLYAREAILCDVLGITLEQVRDFTK, encoded by the coding sequence ATGGAAAACAGAAGTTTAGTCACCATTGCCGACCACAGCAAGGAGAAAATACACTACATGCTGAAGATGGCGGAAGAGTTTGAGGCCCGTCCCAACCGCCGCTTATTGGACGGGAAAGTGGTAGCCACCCTATTTTTCGAGCCTTCTACCCGCACCCGCCTGAGCTTCGAGACGGCGGCCAACCGCCTCGGAGCACGTGTCATCGGCTTTTCAGACCCCAAAGCCACCAGCTCGTCCAAAGGCGAAACGCTGAAAGACACCATCAAGATGGTGAGCAACTATGCCGACATCATCGTGATGCGCCACCACCTGGAGGGCGCCGCACGCTATGCCAGCGAAGTGACCGCCGTGCCCATCGTCAATGCCGGCGACGGGGCCAACCAGCATCCCTCGCAGACCATGCTCGACCTTTATTCCATCTACAAGACGCAGGGCACGCTGGAGAACCTGAACCTCTTTCTGGTGGGCGATTTGAAGTACGGACGCACCGTCCACTCGCTGCTGATGGCCATGCGCCACTTCAACCCCACGTTCCACTTCATCGCCCCCGAAGAACTGAAGATGCCCGAGGAATATAAAATCTATTGCCGGGAACACAGCATCAGGTACGTGGAACATACCGACTTTACCGAAGAGACCATCGCCGAGGCCGACATCCTCTACATGACGCGCGTGCAACGCGAACGCTTCACCGACCTGATGGAATACGAGCGCGTGAAGAATGTCTATATCCTGCGCAACAAAATGCTGGAGCATGCCCGTCCCAACCTGCGCATCCTGCATCCCCTGCCCCGGGTGAACGAGATTGCCTACGATGTGGACGACAACCCCAAGGCCTACTATTTCCAGCAGGCGCAAAACGGGCTGTACGCACGCGAGGCCATCTTGTGCGACGTACTGGGCATCACGTTGGAGCAAGTCAGGGATTTCACCAAGTAA
- a CDS encoding transglycosylase domain-containing protein, whose amino-acid sequence MIKKIVKVLWIFIALAVLVCVFIFFSIAKGWIGYMPPVEELENPNYKFATEVLSDDGKVLGTYSYSKENRVFVGYADLSPYLINALIATEDVRFADHSGVDVIALIRALVKRGILMRKNAGGGSTITQQLSKQLYSPSAGNFMERLFQKPIEWVIAVKLERYYTKEEILTMYLNKFDFLNNAVGVKTAAFTYFGCEPRDLKPEEAATLVGMCKNPSLYNPVRYNERSRGRRNVVLDQMRKAGYITEAERDSLQALPLKLKYNRVDHKEGLATYLREYLRGILTAKKPDKSDYRGWQMQKFYEDSLDWENNPLYGWCEKNTKKDGSKYNIYTDGLKIYTTIDSRMQQYAEEAVTEHLKELQGYFFKEKKGAKKAPYTFRVTQEQVDEMLGRAMRQSDRYRTMKKNGASETEIRKAFNTPEEMTVFSWQGVKDTVMTPMDSIRYYKFFLRAGFMSMDPRNGYVKAYVGGPNYHYFQYDMAMVGRRQVGSTVKPFLYTLAMENGFSPCDEVRHVEYTLLDENGRPWTPRNANNKRYGEMVTVKWGLANSDNWVTAYLMSKLNPYNLKRLIHTFGVRNRDIVPSVSLCLGPCEISVGEMVSAYTAFPNKGIRVAPLFVTRIEDNEGNVLAAFTPEMQEVISASGAYKMLVMLRSVVNEGTGGRVRRLGVKADMGGKTGTTNYNADGWFMGFTPSLVSGCWVGGEDRDIHFDTMLHGQGASMALPIWSKYMVKVLGDKSLGYDEKETFRLPEDYDPCKEDGGLREGGNVEDPIEGLDELFN is encoded by the coding sequence ATGATAAAGAAAATCGTTAAAGTCCTATGGATTTTCATAGCGCTGGCAGTTCTCGTTTGTGTATTTATATTCTTTTCTATAGCCAAAGGATGGATAGGCTACATGCCTCCGGTGGAAGAGCTGGAAAATCCCAATTATAAGTTTGCCACCGAAGTCCTGTCGGACGACGGGAAGGTATTGGGCACCTATTCGTATAGTAAGGAAAATCGCGTATTTGTGGGATATGCTGATTTGTCTCCATATCTCATTAATGCTCTGATTGCCACGGAAGACGTGCGTTTTGCCGACCATTCGGGCGTGGACGTCATCGCCCTGATTCGCGCCCTGGTGAAGCGCGGCATCCTGATGCGGAAGAATGCCGGCGGTGGAAGCACCATCACCCAGCAGCTGTCCAAGCAACTTTACTCGCCGAGTGCGGGGAATTTTATGGAACGCCTCTTTCAGAAACCCATAGAGTGGGTGATTGCCGTGAAGCTGGAACGATATTACACCAAAGAAGAGATTCTGACGATGTATCTCAATAAATTCGATTTTCTGAACAATGCCGTCGGCGTAAAGACGGCTGCCTTTACTTATTTCGGCTGCGAACCCCGGGACTTGAAACCGGAGGAAGCCGCCACGCTGGTAGGCATGTGTAAGAATCCGTCGCTCTACAACCCCGTACGCTACAATGAACGCTCGCGCGGGCGCCGTAACGTGGTGCTCGACCAGATGCGCAAAGCTGGATACATCACCGAAGCCGAACGTGATTCCTTGCAGGCTTTGCCTTTGAAGTTAAAGTATAACCGAGTGGATCACAAAGAAGGACTTGCCACCTATCTCCGCGAATACCTGCGCGGAATTCTTACTGCCAAGAAACCCGACAAGAGTGACTATCGCGGATGGCAGATGCAGAAATTTTATGAAGATTCTCTCGACTGGGAGAACAATCCGCTGTACGGCTGGTGCGAGAAGAACACCAAGAAAGACGGCTCCAAGTACAATATCTATACCGATGGGCTGAAAATCTATACCACCATCGACTCGCGCATGCAGCAATATGCCGAAGAGGCCGTGACCGAGCATCTGAAAGAACTGCAAGGCTATTTCTTCAAGGAAAAGAAAGGGGCGAAGAAAGCTCCCTACACTTTCCGGGTCACTCAGGAACAAGTGGACGAGATGCTGGGGCGAGCCATGCGTCAGTCCGACCGCTATCGCACGATGAAGAAGAACGGGGCGTCCGAGACCGAGATACGGAAAGCGTTCAACACGCCCGAAGAAATGACCGTATTCAGTTGGCAGGGAGTGAAGGATACCGTGATGACTCCGATGGACTCGATACGCTATTATAAATTCTTCCTCCGTGCCGGTTTCATGTCCATGGATCCGCGCAACGGATACGTCAAGGCGTATGTGGGCGGACCCAACTACCATTACTTTCAATACGACATGGCCATGGTGGGGCGCCGGCAGGTTGGCTCCACTGTGAAGCCTTTCCTCTATACGCTGGCCATGGAGAACGGCTTCTCGCCCTGCGACGAAGTGCGTCATGTGGAATATACACTGCTCGACGAGAACGGACGGCCATGGACACCGCGCAATGCCAACAACAAGCGTTACGGCGAGATGGTGACCGTGAAGTGGGGATTGGCAAACTCGGATAATTGGGTCACGGCTTATCTGATGAGTAAACTGAACCCTTATAACCTGAAACGGCTGATACATACGTTCGGGGTGCGTAACCGTGATATCGTGCCCTCCGTCTCCTTGTGTCTCGGTCCGTGTGAAATCTCCGTCGGCGAGATGGTAAGCGCTTATACGGCGTTTCCCAACAAAGGCATCCGGGTGGCTCCGCTGTTTGTGACGCGGATTGAAGACAATGAGGGTAATGTCCTGGCTGCCTTTACTCCCGAAATGCAGGAAGTCATCAGTGCGTCAGGTGCATACAAAATGCTGGTGATGTTGCGTTCCGTAGTCAACGAAGGTACCGGAGGCCGTGTGCGTCGTCTCGGTGTCAAGGCGGACATGGGCGGCAAGACGGGCACCACCAACTACAATGCCGATGGCTGGTTTATGGGCTTTACACCCTCGCTCGTATCGGGTTGCTGGGTGGGCGGTGAGGACCGCGACATCCACTTCGACACCATGCTGCACGGGCAGGGCGCCTCGATGGCATTGCCCATCTGGAGTAAATACATGGTGAAAGTGCTTGGTGACAAGTCTTTGGGCTATGATGAGAAAGAGACTTTTCGGTTGCCGGAAGATTATGATCCATGCAAAGAAGATGGCGGTTTGCGCGAAGGAGGTAATGTGGAAGATCCGATAGAAGGACTTGACGAATTGTTCAATTAG
- a CDS encoding 2-amino-4-hydroxy-6-hydroxymethyldihydropteridine diphosphokinase produces the protein MVYTIGIGSNEQRKENMALARKRLAELFPGICFSEEEETKPLFFHRPALFSNQVARFASKEQASDVISRLKAIEREAGRVPGEKEAEIVRLDIDLLSCDDIVYKPEDLVRDYVVRGLEQLSSEALSKE, from the coding sequence ATGGTCTATACAATCGGCATCGGCAGCAACGAACAGCGGAAAGAGAACATGGCTTTGGCGCGGAAACGCTTGGCCGAACTTTTTCCGGGAATATGTTTCTCGGAAGAAGAGGAAACCAAACCTCTGTTTTTTCATCGTCCTGCTCTGTTTTCCAATCAGGTGGCTCGTTTTGCCTCGAAAGAGCAGGCATCGGATGTTATCTCGCGCCTGAAAGCGATAGAGCGTGAAGCGGGCAGAGTGCCTGGGGAGAAGGAGGCGGAGATTGTCCGGCTGGACATCGACCTGCTGTCTTGCGACGATATTGTTTACAAACCGGAAGATTTGGTACGGGATTACGTAGTGCGTGGCTTGGAGCAGCTATCTTCCGAAGCTCTTTCTAAAGAATAA
- the kdsB gene encoding 3-deoxy-manno-octulosonate cytidylyltransferase, giving the protein MKFLGIIPARYASTRFPAKPLAMLGGKTVIQRVYEQVTGVLDDAYVATDDERIEAVVKAFGGKVVMTSVHHKSGTDRCHEACLRIGGRFDVVVNIQGDEPFIQASQLQAVKACFNDSSTQIATLVKPFTVDNDFKDLENVNSPKVVLDKNMNALYFSRSIIPFQRNAGKEDWLKSHVYYKHIGLYAYRVEVLKEITSLPQSSLELAESLEQLRWLENGYTIKAGITELETIGIDTPQDLERAEKFLQNLTL; this is encoded by the coding sequence ATGAAATTTTTAGGAATTATACCCGCCCGTTATGCCTCTACGCGTTTTCCCGCCAAACCTTTGGCCATGCTGGGTGGAAAAACCGTGATACAACGGGTGTATGAGCAAGTGACCGGCGTATTGGATGATGCTTATGTGGCCACGGACGATGAGCGGATTGAAGCCGTGGTCAAGGCCTTTGGCGGAAAAGTCGTGATGACCTCTGTGCATCACAAGAGCGGCACCGACCGGTGTCATGAAGCATGTCTTCGGATAGGAGGCAGGTTTGATGTTGTTGTGAATATTCAGGGAGACGAACCTTTTATCCAAGCTTCGCAGCTGCAAGCAGTCAAGGCTTGTTTCAATGACTCTTCTACTCAGATAGCTACTTTGGTGAAACCTTTCACTGTAGATAATGACTTCAAGGATTTGGAGAATGTCAATTCTCCGAAAGTGGTACTTGATAAGAATATGAACGCCCTTTATTTTAGTCGTTCCATCATTCCGTTTCAGCGTAATGCCGGCAAAGAAGACTGGCTGAAGAGTCATGTCTACTATAAACACATCGGTCTCTATGCTTATCGCGTGGAGGTGCTGAAAGAAATAACCTCACTTCCCCAGTCTTCGCTCGAACTGGCCGAGTCGTTGGAACAATTGCGATGGTTGGAGAATGGCTATACCATCAAGGCCGGAATCACCGAACTGGAAACTATTGGCATAGACACTCCGCAGGATTTGGAACGTGCCGAAAAGTTCCTTCAAAATCTTACTCTATAG
- a CDS encoding M16 family metallopeptidase produces the protein MLNRSNRPLISEPEQSAVQRPECILLPNGILLNVLNTGDNEVMRIDLLMGGGRWHQTRPLQALFTNRMLREGTGRHTTADIAEKLDYYGAWLELSAVSEYTYVTLYSLNKYFAETLDVLESVIKEPTFPEEELNVIVDSNIRQFLVNSSKVGFLAHRGLLNALYGGEHPCGRLAQENDYRCITPGVLCEFYNRYYHSGNCSIYLSGKVTDENISRVEKIFGNESFGKDFRKPDKREYASVTLPEKRIFIERPEALQSAVHMGMLSLDYSHPDYLKTRVLVTLFGGYFGSRLMSNIREEKGYTYNISADLMSYPGQGVLTINAETANEYVEPLIGEVYHEMERLQNELVSDEELSMVKHYLLGEICRSYESPFSLADAWIFVQVSGLQDTYFTDVMNAVKTVTPQEIQELAGRYFCKETLKEVVSGKKMS, from the coding sequence ATGTTGAACCGAAGCAACCGTCCTCTCATCTCAGAACCGGAACAATCGGCAGTACAACGACCGGAATGTATATTGTTGCCTAATGGCATTCTATTGAATGTACTTAATACAGGTGACAATGAGGTGATGCGCATAGATTTATTAATGGGGGGAGGCCGTTGGCATCAGACCCGCCCTCTGCAGGCCTTGTTCACCAACCGCATGCTGCGTGAGGGCACCGGACGCCATACTACTGCCGATATTGCAGAGAAGTTGGATTATTATGGAGCTTGGCTGGAATTATCCGCCGTTTCGGAATATACTTATGTCACACTCTATTCTTTGAATAAATATTTTGCCGAGACATTGGACGTGTTGGAGTCTGTCATAAAAGAGCCTACCTTTCCGGAGGAAGAATTGAATGTCATTGTAGATAGCAATATCCGGCAATTCCTTGTCAACTCATCCAAAGTGGGTTTTCTTGCACATCGTGGATTGCTGAATGCTTTGTACGGAGGGGAACATCCCTGCGGACGGTTGGCACAGGAGAATGATTACCGGTGTATTACCCCCGGTGTTTTATGTGAGTTTTACAATCGTTATTATCATTCAGGCAATTGCAGCATTTATCTTTCGGGAAAGGTGACGGACGAGAATATCTCTCGGGTAGAGAAGATTTTTGGCAACGAATCTTTTGGTAAAGATTTCCGCAAACCGGATAAGAGAGAATATGCTTCTGTCACTTTGCCTGAAAAACGTATCTTTATAGAGCGTCCCGAAGCTTTGCAAAGTGCTGTCCATATGGGGATGCTTTCTTTGGATTATAGCCATCCCGATTATCTGAAAACACGTGTGCTGGTGACGCTTTTCGGAGGGTATTTCGGCAGTCGGCTCATGTCTAATATCCGCGAGGAGAAAGGGTATACTTACAATATTTCGGCCGACCTCATGTCTTATCCCGGACAAGGGGTGCTGACTATCAATGCAGAAACAGCCAATGAATATGTAGAGCCTCTTATAGGTGAGGTATATCACGAAATGGAGCGACTTCAGAACGAATTGGTTTCCGATGAAGAGCTCAGCATGGTGAAGCACTATCTGTTGGGAGAAATTTGCCGCAGTTACGAGTCTCCTTTCTCTTTGGCGGATGCGTGGATTTTTGTACAAGTGTCCGGTTTGCAAGATACCTATTTTACAGATGTCATGAATGCGGTAAAAACAGTCACACCTCAAGAGATTCAAGAACTTGCCGGACGTTATTTTTGCAAAGAGACATTAAAAGAAGTGGTATCCGGCAAAAAAATGTCATAA
- a CDS encoding MORN repeat-containing protein → MKYLYIAFFLTLFCQGNTVAQEKKGSFLNKVKTSFSSQITIGTYVFKENGAVYTGEMKGRRPNGKGKTVFKNGDIYEGEYLKGKREGYGTYVFPDGEKYEGQWFQDQQHGKGIYYFMNNNRYDGMWYQDYQHGKGVMYYYNGDRYEGDWVNDKREGAGTYTWKNGSKYVGSWKNDKKEGKGTLIWNDGSKYEGTWKKDVREGKGTFEYANGDKYVGDWLDDIQHGKGIYFFHTGDRYEGSYVQGERTGEGIYYHANGDKYVGNFKDGKQEGRGTFTWCNGAVYEGDWKDNLRNGYGVYKWNVGDSYEGEWKDNKFNGRGILIQTDGTKYKGSFVNGMEEGNGVLEDKNGNRYEGFFKQGKKHGPFVETDKDGKVTRKGTYKMGKLETNGK, encoded by the coding sequence ATGAAATATCTATATATCGCTTTTTTTCTGACCCTATTCTGTCAAGGCAACACCGTAGCTCAAGAAAAAAAAGGCTCTTTCTTGAATAAGGTAAAAACATCATTCTCTTCTCAAATTACTATAGGCACCTACGTTTTTAAAGAAAATGGAGCTGTATATACGGGCGAAATGAAAGGTCGTAGGCCCAATGGAAAAGGTAAGACTGTCTTTAAAAACGGAGATATATACGAAGGTGAATATCTGAAAGGCAAACGGGAAGGGTATGGAACCTATGTGTTTCCGGATGGCGAAAAATACGAAGGACAATGGTTTCAGGACCAACAACATGGCAAGGGCATCTACTACTTCATGAATAACAATCGTTATGACGGCATGTGGTATCAGGATTATCAGCATGGCAAAGGGGTGATGTATTATTATAACGGCGACCGTTATGAAGGTGATTGGGTGAATGATAAACGGGAAGGAGCAGGCACTTATACGTGGAAAAACGGTTCCAAATATGTTGGCTCGTGGAAAAATGATAAGAAAGAAGGCAAGGGGACGTTAATTTGGAACGATGGTTCCAAATACGAAGGAACCTGGAAAAAGGATGTTCGTGAAGGCAAAGGAACTTTTGAATATGCCAATGGCGATAAATACGTAGGGGATTGGCTGGACGACATACAGCACGGGAAGGGTATTTATTTCTTCCATACGGGCGACCGTTATGAAGGCTCGTATGTACAAGGTGAACGTACCGGTGAAGGTATATACTACCATGCCAATGGTGATAAGTATGTAGGAAATTTCAAAGACGGTAAGCAGGAAGGACGCGGCACTTTTACTTGGTGCAACGGTGCTGTATATGAGGGTGACTGGAAAGATAATCTGCGTAACGGATATGGGGTCTACAAATGGAATGTGGGCGACTCGTACGAAGGCGAATGGAAGGATAATAAATTCAATGGGCGGGGCATCTTGATACAGACTGATGGAACGAAATATAAAGGCAGTTTCGTGAACGGCATGGAAGAGGGTAATGGCGTTTTAGAGGATAAAAACGGCAATCGTTACGAGGGCTTCTTCAAACAAGGGAAAAAACACGGTCCTTTTGTGGAGACTGATAAGGATGGAAAAGTGACGAGAAAAGGAACCTACAAGATGGGGAAATTGGAAACTAATGGAAAGTGA
- the pflA gene encoding pyruvate formate-lyase-activating protein — translation MIRVHSYESMGTFDGPGIRLVIFLQGCPFRCLYCANPDTIESKGGTLTASEYILQMAISQKAFYGRKGGVTFSGGEPTLQAEALIPLFKELKANQIHICLDSNGAVWNERVEELLGLTDLVLLDIKEHNPERHRALTGRNNEQTLRTAHWLEEHNRPFWLRYVLVPGYSDFEEDVRALGQEFGTFHNIQRVEILPYHKLGVHKYEAMGWEYKLKDVEENTPQQLERAEKLFKEYFSIMVNVN, via the coding sequence ATGATACGTGTACACTCTTACGAAAGTATGGGAACATTTGACGGGCCGGGAATCCGGCTCGTCATTTTCCTTCAAGGCTGTCCGTTCCGTTGTCTATATTGCGCCAATCCGGACACAATAGAATCAAAAGGAGGCACTCTCACTGCATCCGAATATATCCTGCAAATGGCAATCAGCCAAAAAGCTTTTTATGGAAGGAAAGGAGGAGTAACTTTTTCCGGAGGAGAACCCACCTTGCAAGCCGAAGCCTTAATTCCGCTTTTCAAAGAGTTAAAGGCAAACCAAATTCATATCTGTTTAGACAGCAATGGAGCGGTCTGGAACGAAAGGGTTGAAGAGTTATTGGGACTGACGGATTTGGTTCTGCTTGATATCAAAGAGCACAATCCGGAGCGCCACCGCGCATTGACGGGACGCAACAATGAACAAACCTTACGTACCGCCCATTGGTTGGAAGAACACAACCGCCCATTCTGGCTACGTTATGTATTAGTACCGGGATATAGTGATTTTGAAGAAGACGTCCGTGCCTTGGGGCAGGAATTTGGAACTTTCCATAATATTCAACGGGTAGAGATTCTGCCCTATCATAAATTAGGCGTACACAAATATGAGGCAATGGGATGGGAGTATAAACTAAAAGATGTCGAAGAAAATACGCCTCAACAATTGGAAAGAGCTGAAAAGTTATTCAAAGAATACTTTTCGATTATGGTTAACGTTAACTGA